The sequence below is a genomic window from Betaproteobacteria bacterium.
TCTCCCTGGTGGATGGCGACGGCCACGAACGGGCCTGGATCGACCGCCTCGCCGATCTCGCCGCCCCCCAACGACAACTGGTGGAAGAAGAACTGGCCAGCCGCGAGTTCGTGCCGGAAATCCGCGGCATCCGTGAAGTCTCCAGCTTCGCCACGCCCAGCACCTGGCAGGTGGACACCGACCGAGGCCCCTTCGCCCTGGTCCTGAAGGGGGAGGAAGACATCCGCCGCCTGTCCCAGACCATGCTCATGATCGCCGACAGCAACGGCATCCAGTTCCTCATCCGCGACCTTTCCCGACTCGACCGCCACAGCCGCAAGCTTCTCGACCGCTTTCTGTGAGACCTTGGTTTTGCCCTCTACCGTTCCCACCAGTTCCGGTAGAGCCCCTGGGTATTGAGGCTCTTCTTGACGACCGCGAGCACCTTTTGGGTTATGAATTCAGCCGTGCGACCACGCAGCATCATGCCCACCGCAAGAACAAAACGCTCTGGCCAACTGAACTCCTTATGCACGCGCCTCAGCACTTCGTCGACGCGAGCACGAATCATCCCGGCAACGGAATCCGTTTGGCCATTACGGGCGAAATCTAGATCAAGCGCTTTAGAAGGCCACGGATAAGGCAATTGCTGCGTAGCGGCGGTCCCGCAGAGTGGGATCAGCGGAATCTCTCCCCGTGTGTTGTGCGGCAGGCCCGCTGTCTGGGCCGCTGGTCCGAACACAGCTTCGTTCTCCGCAGGCAGAGAAAACCACTCTTTCAAAAAGTACTGGCAATTGCGGCGGCCGAGAAAGAAGTCGTGGTTGCGATACTCGGGATGGAGGAATCCGGCAAAGGCCCCCAGCGGATCGCTGCATAGCGCCTGACCGCCGGTCAGGGACTGCCCCCCTTCACCAGTTCGTTTCGCGGTGATCAGGAACCGGCTACGGATTCCCGCCTCGGCTGCAAGCAGAAAATCCTGCGTACTGAAGCGAGCGTTGGCAAGCCAGGCGCCAATCAGCGCGCCGCCAGCGGCGGCGACATTTTGCTCGTCGCTTGGCCCGGGTGTAGAGGCGTCCGCAAAGGGGTCGACCAGAATGACGGCCCGTCGAGCCTGCTGCGGCTCATAGTCATTCCTAGAGGTCCAACCCGCCAGATGCCGACGGGCCAACTCGACGGGTTCATTGTTGAAGGCGCCCCCATCCACACAAAGGAAGGTGTAGTTCGCCCCCGGGCTGATCCCCCACGAACTGAGGTCTGGGAATACCAGCCCTTGGCCATGCCCGACACTGATGGGTTGGTAATAGTAATGCCACGCTGGCCGCTGCAGCTTGACCGGCGGGAAACCGACCGGAAAGGCCCCCGACGCCCGGGCGAAGCGCGCAACTTCATGCCAGGAAGTGACTGTACCCCCAGGCACTGAAGCCGTCGGACTCCCCGCCACTCGATAAGCATCCGGCCACTGCACCGACGGAGTGCCATCCCCATGGTAATAGCTCTCGACGCGGACGTAGTCGGCGTGGCGCCGATAGCACTGCTGGCGCCCCGTTGCCCCGCCGTAGCCCACGGCGTAAGGCACACCGGTGAGGTTGGACAGGGTCATCAGTAGCGTCAGCGGCTCCGACACATAGGGCCGGGGAGATGCAACCGGGTCCACCTCATTCGGCACACCCTGCGGAAAATTGGCCGCAAGGTCGCACCCTCT
It includes:
- a CDS encoding DUF1854 domain-containing protein, which gives rise to MSAPLQLSRSPFGRLMLATADGPQAVVPVRAFPIAEPDKGISLVDGDGHERAWIDRLADLAAPQRQLVEEELASREFVPEIRGIREVSSFATPSTWQVDTDRGPFALVLKGEEDIRRLSQTMLMIADSNGIQFLIRDLSRLDRHSRKLLDRFL